ACTTCGCGAATCGGGGTAAGCTCGGCCGCCGTTCCCGTGAAAAAAGCCTCGTCGGCCGCATAGACTTCATCGCGGGCAAAAGTTTCAACCTCAATCTCAAGCCCTTGCTCGCGGGCGAGCGTCATGACCGAATCTCTCGTGATTCCCCTCAATATTCCGTGAAGCGGCGGAGTCTTTAAAACACCATCGCGCACCAGAAAAATATTTTCCCCCGACCCTTGGGTGACATAACCCTCGGGGTCCAGCATGAGCGCTTCATCGAAACCGGATTGAATAGCCTCAAGTTTAGCCATCTGACTCACGCAGTAGTTGCCCGTGGTCTTTGCGCCCGTCATATAGCTATTCGGATGGTGGCTGGTGTAGGAGGAAACTTTGACGCGAATGCCTTTCTCAAGGCCCTCCTCGCCCAGGTAAGCGCCCCATTTCCAAACTGCCACCATGCATCGCACCGGCGCGCCCGAGGGATTCACGCCCATCGAACCATAACCGAGCCAAGCCAATGGGCGGATATAGCACGAGTCCACCTTGTTGGTGCGAATAGTCTCGGTAACAGCACTCACAAGCGCATCCTGCTCATAGGGGAGTTTGAGGCCCACTATGTGGGCGGAGTCGCAAAAACGCCTCATATGCTCCTTGAGACGAAATACCGCCGATCCTCTGCTCGTATTGTAGCAGCGGATACCCTCAAATACCCCCAAACCATAGTGCAAGCTATGGGTTAGAATATGAATATTGGCATCATCCCAAGCCAAATATTCCCCGTCCATCCAGATCTTTTCGGTTGCACCGTCCAAGGTTTCAAGCCCCTAATATGAATAGAAAATTGTCCGATTTTTGACCAACCGGGAGAGTATATGTACCCGAAACAGGCCGGGCAAGCGCCCTCGGAGTATTTCCGGGGCCACTTTTAGCGCTTAATTAGGCCCTATTTTCGTACACTTCGGGGTTTCTCAAGAATACGGGGTCGGGTTTTTCGCCCTTGAGAACGCGAATAATACTATCCGTGGCCATATGGAAAATCCTCTCATGCGCCAGGTGGGTCGATCCCGCCAAATGAGGGGTGACAATGGCGTTGGGCAGTGTAAACAAAGGATTATTCTTATCGGGCGGCTCGCCCTCGAAAACATCGAGACCGGCCCCGGCAATGACCTGCTCGCGCAGCGCCCCGACAAGCGCTTTTTCATCAATTACGGGGCCCCTCGAACAATTAACGAGCACGGAATGGGATTTCATCATTCTGAACCTGTCGGTGCCAAACATATGCGTTGTTTCGGGCGTGAGGCTGCAATGCAGAGAGATAACGTCCGACTCACGGGTCAGGGTATCAAGATCCACCGGCTCGGCCCCTCGTGCCCGAATTTTATCGGGGTCCAAATAAGGATCGCATGCCAAAATTCGCCCATCAAAACCCCGCAGAAGACGCGCGAGCTCGCGCCCAACGTTTCCGATACCCACGATGCCGAATGTCGAACCCGTCAGCTCAAACGTGTCCACCAGGACCTCGCGC
This sequence is a window from Nitrospinaceae bacterium. Protein-coding genes within it:
- a CDS encoding branched-chain amino acid transaminase; translated protein: MDGATEKIWMDGEYLAWDDANIHILTHSLHYGLGVFEGIRCYNTSRGSAVFRLKEHMRRFCDSAHIVGLKLPYEQDALVSAVTETIRTNKVDSCYIRPLAWLGYGSMGVNPSGAPVRCMVAVWKWGAYLGEEGLEKGIRVKVSSYTSHHPNSYMTGAKTTGNYCVSQMAKLEAIQSGFDEALMLDPEGYVTQGSGENIFLVRDGVLKTPPLHGILRGITRDSVMTLAREQGLEIEVETFARDEVYAADEAFFTGTAAELTPIREVDGRAIGDGKPGPITKRLQTAYFGLVNGENETHLDWLTIV
- a CDS encoding hydroxyacid dehydrogenase; protein product: MTNRPVIFVPEPRTPMSLLRELLEPYGEVREGGAEKWQEEDLIKGIPEWDAILVTSREQVTEKVIAAGSRLKIVAKFGVGVENIDIPAATKVGIPVTNCPGSNAIAVAEAALALIFACVRGIPGYMGKLREGAWREVLVDTFELTGSTFGIVGIGNVGRELARLLRGFDGRILACDPYLDPDKIRARGAEPVDLDTLTRESDVISLHCSLTPETTHMFGTDRFRMMKSHSVLVNCSRGPVIDEKALVGALREQVIAGAGLDVFEGEPPDKNNPLFTLPNAIVTPHLAGSTHLAHERIFHMATDSIIRVLKGEKPDPVFLRNPEVYENRA